From the genome of Corallococcus soli:
CTGCCCCGGCTGCCGTACCTGCAGAGCGTGAAGCAGACCTCCGCCATCGTGGCCTTCCGCACCGCCAGCACCTGCACGCCCACCGTGCGCTACGGCGAGGGCACCAGCCTCACGAGCACCGTCAGCGCGGGCGTGTCGGGCACGCGCCACGCGGTGAAGCTGTCCGGCCTGTCCGCGGGCCGCACCTACGGCTACGTGGTGTCCGCGTGCGGCAGCACCACCGGCCTGCGCACCTTCCAGACCGCGCCCACGTCCTTGGCGACGAAGGTGCGCTTCACCGCGATGGGGGACTTCGGCACGGGCGGCAGCTTCCAGAGGAAGGTGATGGCGGTGATGGCCACGCCCGCGTGGCGCTCGGAGCTGCTGCTGGCGCTGGGCGACAACGCCTATCCGGATGGCACGGACGCGGAGTTCCAGGCGCACCTGTTCACGCCCATGGCCCCGCTGCTGCGCGAGGTGCCCATGTTCGCCACGCCCGGCAACCACGAGTACGTGACGAACCAGGCGCAGCCCTACCTGGACAACCTCTACCTGCCGGCCAACAACCCGGCGGGCACGGAGCGCTACTACTCGTTCGACTGGGGCCCGGTGCACTTCATCTCCCTGGACTCCAACTGCGCGGTGGGCCTGGCGTCCGCGGACCGGTGCACGCTCTCGGCGCAGAAGGCGTGGGCGGAGGCGGACCTGGCCGCGAACACGCGCCCGTGGACGGTGGCCTTCTTCCACCACCCGTCGTGGTCCAGCGGCGAGCACGGCTCGCAGCTCACCATGCGCCGCCAGTTCGGCCCCCTGTTCGAGAAGTACGGCGTGGACCTGGTGCTCACCGGCCATGACCACAACTACGAGCGCAGCAAGCCCATGTTCGGAGACAACCTGGCGTCCGGAAGCCAGCGCGGCATCCCGTACCTCGTGGTGGGCAGCGGCGGCGCGACGCTGCGCTCCTTCCCCAGCAGCCAGCCCGCGTGGACCGCGCTGCGCGACAACCAGTCCTATGGCTTCCTGGACGTGATGGTGGATGGCGGCACGCTGACGGCGCGGCTCATCACCTCCACCAACACCGTGCGCGACACGCTCACCCTGAGGAAGACGCTGGTCAAGAGCGCGGCCCGGGCAGCGAGCAGCGCGGCGGCGGAAGCGGCGGCGGAGGAGGCCCAGGACACGCCCCCGGCCCCGACGGATGACCGCGCGGAGCCGCGCCTGCTCCGGCCGGTGCCTCCCGCGGACACGCTCGAGTCCGTGGCGGACCCCGAGGAGCCGCTTCCGCAGTAGCCGGAAGGGCCCGCCGGAAGGTAGGGAGGGGCGGACACCGTTCCACCTCTTCCATCGCCGGCGGGCCGGCACCTTCCGAGGGACACCATGCGCTACTTCGACGACTTCCCCATCGGTGAGATTCTGGAGTTGGGGCCGTACGGGGTGACGCGCGAGGAGATCCTCGCGTTCGCGAACCAGTTCGACCCCCAGCCCTTCCACGTCGACGAGGTGGCCGCCGGCCAGAGCATCTACGGCGGCATCATCGCCAGCGGCTGGCACACCGCCTCCATCTGCCACAAGCTGCTCGTGCAGGGCCTGCTGTCGACGTCCGCCAGCATGGGCTCCCCGGGCCTGGATGAGCTGCGCTGGAAGAAGCCGGTGCGCCCGGGCGACACCCTCAAGGTGCGCGTCGAGACGCTGGAGACCCGCCCCTCCACGAGCAAGCCGGACCGGGGCGCCATCAAGTTCCGCTTCGAGGTCGTCAACCAGCACGGCGACGTGGTGATGACCGAAATCGCCAACGCCCTCTTCGCCCGCCGTCCGCCGGCTCCGTAGCAAAACCCGGACACTTTGAGTTCCAGGGGCAACCTGGGCTAGCAATAGCCCCCCAAGGAGATGCCCATGTCCGACAAGAACGAAGTGGTGCCGCCTCCGGCGCCGAGCCGCCTGAAGCGTCCCGTGGAAGTGGTGCGCGCGGAGCTGCTGGCCGACGCGGACGTGAAGCAGCAGGCGGAGCTGCTCAAGCTGCCCGTGGAGGCGTACGTGGAGAAGATCCTCGACTACGCCATCCACCCGGACAAGCCGCCGCAGCTCCAGATCGTCCCCGACGAGGAGCTGAAGGCGCGCGACCCGAAGATCGCCACGGTGGCGGAGATTGAAACCCACCTGCAGAAGATCATCGACGGGGAGATCGTCATCAGCCCCGCCCAGCAGCGCGACGGCTTCAGCAGCGACAAGAGCCATGATCAGCGCTACAGCGCCGCGCTCGGCACGGCGCCCAAGCCCGGCGAGCCCGTGACCCCGAAGAAGCCCGGCCCCCCCGCCGACCCGGCCGTCACCAAGAAGGGTCCCATCCGGGGCTGAGTCGCGCAACCGCCTGGAACTCCAGGGGTTTCCCCGGAAGAATCCTGATAATTCCAGGACCGGCAACTAATCGCCTCCGGCGCCGAGAATCCTTCAACGTCTCACTTCGAGGGCCGCCTGGCGGTCCTCCCAGAAAAGGATCACGACCATGGGTGGCATCGGCAAGGCGCTCGGCAAGGTGATGGACATCGTCAAGCCGTTCGTGACGATGGTGAATCCGCTGCTCGGCGCGGCGATGGGCTTCGCCAGCGGCCTGATGCAGGGCAAGAACCCCATCCAGTCGCTGCTGGGCGCGGCCACCGACCTCATCCCGGGCGGAGGCGTGTTCAAGAACGCGCTCAGTACCTTCGCCAACTCCGGCCTGATGGACGGAGCGGGCGGCAACAGCCTGCTGTCCGGCGCGCTGAACCTGGCGTCCGGCAAGAGCAAGGTCACGGACGTCATCGGCGACCTGTTCAAGGCGAACAAGAAGAACCCGCTCACGGAGCTGGGCACCAGCAACGCCGCCGAGCTGGCCGCGCAGCGCATGTCCACGCTCGTCGCCTAGTCCATGAAGCCCGTTCCCTTCGACCCCAAGCTGCACCATGGGCTGCTCGAGCTATGGCGCAAGCCATGGGACGAGACCATGACCCCGGATGCCCTTCCCCAGACGGGCTTCGTGGTCCCGGACAAGGCCGCGGGCTTCCTGTACCGGACGGACAGCTCGGTGGCGCTGATCGAAGGCATCATCGCCGCCCCCGGGCTGAGCAAGGAAGTCCGCAACGAGGCGGTCAACGCCATCGTCGCCGCGATTCGCGACGAGGCCCGGCGGCTGGGCTTCAAGCTGCTCCTGGGCTACTCGCAGCTGGACGTCATCATGGAGCGCGCCAAGCGCTTCGGCTTCATCCACGTGGGCCCGGGCTTCCACATGGTGGCCCTGGACCTGACGAAGCCGGATCCCTGAAGCGCCGCTGAAGCGCTGGACGCACGAAGGGCCCGAAGGGAGGTTCGCTCCTCCTTCCGGGCCCTCGGTGTTTCAGGCGCCTGCCGCCGCGCGGTGCCTTCTCAGGCCGTGGTGCGGTGCAGGTAGTCGATGAGGTCGATCTTCGTGACGATGGCGATGACCTTCTCGCCGTCCTTCACCACGGCCACGTTGTCGCGCGCGAAGATTTCGCGCAGCCGGTCGATGCTGGCCTCGGCGGCCACGGCGCCCTGGAGCGGGGCGACGATGGGGTCGATGGTGTCCTGGAACTTCACCTTGTTGGCCACCAAGGCGTTGAGCAGGTCGTACTCGTGCACCATGCCCGCGGCGCGCCCGTCCTCGGACACCACCGGCATCTGGCTGATGCCGTGGCTGCGCATCGTCTCCACGACGTGGTCCACGCGGTCCCCGCGCTTCGCCGTCTTCAGCTCGCGAGGCTTCGCGCCGATGATGTCGCGCACGGTGCCGGCGCCCTTCTCCTGCATGAAGCCGTTGTCGCGCATCCACTCGTCGGAGTGGAACTTGGAGATGTAGCTGCTGCCGGAGTCGGGCAGGACGACGACGATGGTCTTGCCCTTGCCAATCTCCTTCGCCAGCTCCACCGCCACATGCACCGCGGCGCCGGAGGAGCCACCCGCGAAGATGCCCTCCTCGCGCGCGAGCCGGCGGGCCGCGTTGAAGCACTGACGGTCATCCACCTGGCGCACGTCGTCCACGACGGAGAAGTCCATCGCGCCGCAGAGCATGTCCTCGCCAATGCCCTCCACCTTGTAGACGTGCGGCTCGGTGAGCTTGCCCGTCTTGAAGTAGCCCTCGTAGACGGAGCCCTCCGGATCCACGCCCACGTTCTTCAGGCCGGGGATCTTCTCCTTCAGGAACTTGCCGGCGCCGCTCATCGTGCCGCCGGTGCCCAGGCCCGACACGAAGTAGTCGAACTTGCCCTCGGTCTGCTCGAGGATCTCCGGACCCGTGGTGTTGTAGTGCGCCTCGATGTTGTCCGGGTTGTGGTACTGGTTCAGCATGAACGCACCGGGCGTCTCGCGGTGCAGCCGCTTGGACGTCTCGTAGTAGCTGCGAGGGTCCTCGGCCGGCACGTTCGTCGGCGTCACGACGACCTGGGCGCCCATGGCCTTCAGGCGGTTGATCTTCTCCAGGGACATCTTGTCCGGCATGGTGAAGATGCACTTGTAGCCCTTCACCGCCGCGGCCAGCGCCACGCCCATGCCGGTGTTGCCGGACGTGTTCTCCACGATGGTGCCGCCGGGCTTGAGCTTCCCCTCCCGTTCGGCCTTTTCGATGATGTAGAGCGCCATGCGGTCCTTGATGGACGCGCCGGGGTTCATGAACTCGCACTTCACGAGCACGGTGGCGTCGTTCGGACCGACCAGCTTGTTGAGCTTCACCAACGGCGTGTGGCCAATGGCGGTGAGGATGTTCTCTTGGATGTCCATCGTGCGTGGCTTCCCGAAAAGGGGGGTATCGGGGCCTTATACGTGCTCCGCCCCGTCTGGGGGAACATGCCCGAAGGCCCCAGGCTTCCTGACGCGGGAGGACGGAAGGCGTTGCGTCCTCGGCCTGCGGGGGGCAGGCATCCCACGGTTTCCCCTCATGGCTCCCGGGGCGGAAGGCGGGCCGGACGGGCGCTCGCGTCGCTTGGGCGACAGGTTGAACGGTCGCCGGGCATGCGCTCCACGCGGACTTTGACCCGCCGCGCCGTGCCTCCGATACTCGCGGGCGATTTTCCTTCCCCCGCTGGAGCACCCGTCCGCCATGGAACTTGAGGCCGCCCTTCGCGACCAGGTGGGACAGGCCATTGGCCGTCCCGTTCCCCACGCAGCCATCACGAAGCTCAAGGGCGAGGCGAGCAGCCGCTCCTACTACCGCGTCGGCGCGCCCCCGGAGAGCTGGGTGGTGATGGTGATGCCGCCGGACGCGACGAAGAAGAGCGACGAGGCCACCAAGGGCGAGCCCCCCAAGGAGCTGCCCTTCATCAACGTCCACCGCTACCTGGAAGGCCTGGGCGTGCGCGTGCCGCGCATCCTTCGCTACGACGAGCCCGCCGGCTTCATGGTGCTGGAGGACCTGAGCGACATCACCTTCGAGTCCGCGCTGGAGGGCGGCCGCCACAACCAGGCGCTCTACACGCGCGCGGTGGAGCTGCTGGCGCGCCTGCGCGTGCAGGCGGAGAAGAAGCGGGATCCGGAGTGCCTGGCCTTCACGCGCGCCTTCGACGAGGACCTCTACGACTGGGAGCTGCACCACTTCCGCGAGTGGGGCCTGGAGGCCTGGAGCGGCAAGCAGCCCACGGCCGCGGAGCGCGCGGAGCTGGACGCCACGTTCAAGGACATCGCGAAGCAGCTGGCGGCCGCGCCCAAGGGCTTCACGCACCGCGACTACCAGAGCCGCAACATCATGGTGAAGGAGGGCGAGCTGGTCGTCATCGACTTCCAGGACGCGCTCCAGGGCCCGCGCCAGTACGACCTGGTGGCGCTCCTGCGCGACAGCTACGTGGAGCTGGACCGCGGGTTCGTGGACACGATGTTGGACGTCTACATCGCCACGTTCGAGCAGGAGAGCGGGGAGAAGATCGACGCGAAGGAGTTCAAGGCGTTCTTCGACCTGCTCACCATCCAGCGCAAGCTGAAGGACGCGGGCCGCTTCGAATTCATCAATCGCGTGAAAGGCAACCCGGGCTTCCTGGTGTCCATCCCCGCTTCCCTGCGCTACGTGAAGGACGCGTTCGCGCTCCGGCCGGAGCTGTCGAAGCTCCAGGCGCTGGTGGCGAAGTACGTGCCCGAGCTGGCGGCCTGAGCGCATGAAGGCCATGGTCCTCTGCGCGGGCCTGGGCACGCGCCTGCGCCCGCTCACCGAGCGCTGGCCCAAGCCGGCCATGCCGTTCCTCGGCCAGCCGCTGTTCCGCTACCACCTGGCGGTGCTGAAGGCCGCGGGCGTGACGGCGGTGGGCATCAACACGCACCACCTGCCGGACACGATGGCGGCGGTGGCCCGCAGGGAGTGCGAGCGCGCGGGGCTGTCCCTGCACGTCGTGCACGAGCCCGTCATCCAGGGCACCGGCGGCGGCATCCGCGGCCTGCGCGACTTCCTCGCGGGCGAGGACTTCGTCGTGTTCAACGGCGACATCCTCTTCCCGGTGGACCTGCGGCCCGTGGTCGCGGCGCACCGGGAGTCCGGCGCCGTGGCGACCATGGTGCTGCTGCCCATGCCGGCGGGGGAGACGTACGCGGCGGTGGAGGCGGACGCGGGCGGGCAGGTGCGGAGAATCGCGGGGTACGGGCCGGGCGGTGACGGGCTCAAGCCCTGGCACTTCACCGGCGTGCACGTCATGTCCCCCAGCGTGTTCGACTTCATGACGGCCGAGGGCCCCGAGGACATCAACCGCGAGGTCTACGTGCGGGTGATGCAGGCGGGGCTCCCGGTGCGCGGGCACGCGGTGGACGCGTACTGGTCCGACCTGGGCATGCCGTCGCGCTACCTGGCCACCGTGCGGGACGTGCTCGAAGGGCGCGTGCCGCTGGCGGCGTTGGGAGCGGACTCACCGCTCGCGGGGCTGGAGGCGGACGGCGCCGGGGCGTGGGTGCACCCGGGGGCCCGCGTCGCGGGGACGGTGCGGGGCCCCGCCTACGTGGGCCCGGGCGCCGTCGTGGACGCGGGCGCCACCGTGGGGCCGGGCGTGTCCGTGGGCCCGGGGGCCTGGGTGGGGCAGGGCGCGAGGCTGGAGCGCTGCGCCGTGTTCGAGGAGACGCAGGTGGCGCCGGGCGAGACCCTCACCGAGGTGCTCGCGTGGGGCCCCCACCGGGTGCCTGCTTCGCTCGCGGGGCGCTGAGGCTTCAGGCTTCCGGCTGACGGGGCCCGTCCTCCTGTGGGAGGCCGGGCCCTTGTCATGTGCGCGTCAGGCGGCGTGGTAGCGCGCGAGCACGCACGTCACGTTGTCGTTGCCGCCCGCCGCGTTGGCCAGGTCGATGAGCTGGCCGCACGCCTTCTCCAGCTCCGGGGTGCGCGACAGGATGTCCTGCATCTGCGCGTCGGAGATCATGCCGCTCAGGCCGTCCGAGCACAGCAGGAAGACGTCGTTCTCCAGCGGATCCACGCGGGTGACGTCCACCTGCACCTGCTCCTTCATCCCCAGCGCGCGCACGATGACGTTCTTGTGGGGGAAGTTCTCAATCTCCTCCGGCGAGAGCTTCTTCGCCTTGAGGTAGTCGTTGAGCAGCGAGTGGTCCTCCGTCACCTGCTGCAGCATGCCGCCCCGGAAGAAGTACACCCGGCTGTCGCCCACGTGGCCCACGTAGGCCGCGCTGTCGGCGAAGTGCACGGACACGATGGTGGTGCCCATGCCCTTGTACTTGGTGTCCACGGTGGCGCGCTCGAAGATGCGCGCGTTCGCCAGCTTGATGCCGGTGGACAGCCGGTTCTCATCGTAGTTGCGCTGCTTGTCCATCTTGAACGGCCAGGTGGCGTCCTGGTCCTTGGACGTCATGCGGAAGAACTCACCCAGCTCGTCCACCGCGATGCGGCTGGCGATCTCACCGGACGAGTGACCGCCCATGCCGTCCGCCACGACCACGAGGTTCTCCTCGGTGAGCACGAGGTAGTTGTCCTCGTTGTGGTTCCGCTTCATCCCGACGTGGGTGCTGCCAGCGACCTCGATGCGCATGCGTGGGGACTCTTCCGGAAGAGGCGTGAAAATCGGGCCGTGACGTTAACAAAGCGTTCCGAAAGGGGTCAAAAAGCTCTCGCTGATGATGCGCCCCCACCCTCCGGGTGTGGGCGGGCAGGGAGGCGGAGGCGGGGGCCCCTCAGGCGCCGGTCGGCTCCGCGGGCGCGAAGACCAGCCGGTCCCCCTCCTGGGTGCCGCTGGCCTGGAGGACGCCCGAGGGCAGCTCCAGGACCGAGCGGGCCCGCCGGTAGATGGCGGTGGCGCGCCAGGGGGGAAGCGCGGACAGTTGCTTGACGATGCGCCCTTCCGCGTCCAGGAAGGCCACGTCGATGGGGATGCGCATGAAGAACGTGTGGATGGAGTCGCAGGGCTCGATGTGCATCCCGGCCCCCATCGGCAGCGAGGCGCGGCCCATGAGGCCCTGGAAGCGCTGGACGAAGGACTCGGCCCGTTCGGCGCGGTCCGCGAGCAGCCGCTGCCGCGTTTCGTTGGTCACCCTCCAGTGCATGCCCCGTGTTCTACCCCATGCTTGAGCCCCTGGCGTCCCCCCTGCATCTGGTCCTGGTCTCCCCGCAGATTCCGCCGAACACCGGCAACGTGGCCCGCCTGTGCGCGGTGACGGGCTGCCGGCTCATCCTGGTGGAGCCCCTGGGTTTCTCCATCGACGACCGGAACCTCAAGCGGGCGGGGCTGGACTACTGGGACAAGGTCTTCCTGAAGCTGTACCCGACCTATGACGCCTACGTGGCGGAGTACCCGGCGGCCCGCCGCTGGCTGTTCTCCGCCCGGGCGGAGACGTCTCTCTACGCGGCCCGGTTCCAGGCGGGGGACCACCTGGTGTTCGGCTCGGAGGTGACGGGGCTCTTGCCGGAGGTGATGGCGGGGGGGACGGGGACGGCGGTGTCCATCCCCATGCTGCCGGAGCGCCGGAGCTTGAATCTTTCGACGTCGGTGGGGATTGGGGCCTACGAGGCCCTGCGGCAGGTGCAACTGGGGGCGGCGGGCGGGCAGGCACCGCCGTCGAATTGAGGGTCGGGCGGGAAGGGCTACACTCTGGAGCCGAATGTCCGCCTCGCAGGTCGCCGAAGCGCTGTATGCCGCCCACAAGTCCCGAGCCACCGGCCGGCTGACGCTGCACGCCGGAGGGCGTGAGTCCGCGCTGTGGCTGCGCGAAGGCGACCTCGTGGGCGCGAGGCTGGGCTTTGGCTACCAGAGTCCGGCGCAGGCGCTGTTCCAGACGGGCCTGCTGGGCGTGGACGCGCTGGATGCGCTGTGGGCGCGGGGTGGGGCGGGGGCGCCGGACGAGGAGCTGCTGGAGGACAGCGGGCTGAAGCCGGCGGTGGTGCACGAGCAGCAGGTGCTCGCGCAGGTGCGGCGGCTGAGTGCGCTGGCGGAGCGCGCGGACTTCGAGGCGGAGGCGGTGGAAGCGGCGGGGGACTTC
Proteins encoded in this window:
- a CDS encoding discoidin domain-containing protein, with product MRNRLLVSTGLLGAWLVTGCESPPVPTDSDFPPVALPSPEAQGDESFLSAANCNQLATKAVTASGDDGNVAANTQDDNLGTRWSAQGQGVWLQMDLGSVQSLTGTTIAWHRGNERQNHFVIATSTDGATFTQAYAGDSALTASAQTTSFSARSARYVRITVNGNTVNDWNSIAETRACAAAAPPSSSDAGPALPRLPYLQSVKQTSAIVAFRTASTCTPTVRYGEGTSLTSTVSAGVSGTRHAVKLSGLSAGRTYGYVVSACGSTTGLRTFQTAPTSLATKVRFTAMGDFGTGGSFQRKVMAVMATPAWRSELLLALGDNAYPDGTDAEFQAHLFTPMAPLLREVPMFATPGNHEYVTNQAQPYLDNLYLPANNPAGTERYYSFDWGPVHFISLDSNCAVGLASADRCTLSAQKAWAEADLAANTRPWTVAFFHHPSWSSGEHGSQLTMRRQFGPLFEKYGVDLVLTGHDHNYERSKPMFGDNLASGSQRGIPYLVVGSGGATLRSFPSSQPAWTALRDNQSYGFLDVMVDGGTLTARLITSTNTVRDTLTLRKTLVKSAARAASSAAAEAAAEEAQDTPPAPTDDRAEPRLLRPVPPADTLESVADPEEPLPQ
- a CDS encoding MaoC family dehydratase, translating into MRYFDDFPIGEILELGPYGVTREEILAFANQFDPQPFHVDEVAAGQSIYGGIIASGWHTASICHKLLVQGLLSTSASMGSPGLDELRWKKPVRPGDTLKVRVETLETRPSTSKPDRGAIKFRFEVVNQHGDVVMTEIANALFARRPPAP
- a CDS encoding pyridoxal-phosphate dependent enzyme — translated: MDIQENILTAIGHTPLVKLNKLVGPNDATVLVKCEFMNPGASIKDRMALYIIEKAEREGKLKPGGTIVENTSGNTGMGVALAAAVKGYKCIFTMPDKMSLEKINRLKAMGAQVVVTPTNVPAEDPRSYYETSKRLHRETPGAFMLNQYHNPDNIEAHYNTTGPEILEQTEGKFDYFVSGLGTGGTMSGAGKFLKEKIPGLKNVGVDPEGSVYEGYFKTGKLTEPHVYKVEGIGEDMLCGAMDFSVVDDVRQVDDRQCFNAARRLAREEGIFAGGSSGAAVHVAVELAKEIGKGKTIVVVLPDSGSSYISKFHSDEWMRDNGFMQEKGAGTVRDIIGAKPRELKTAKRGDRVDHVVETMRSHGISQMPVVSEDGRAAGMVHEYDLLNALVANKVKFQDTIDPIVAPLQGAVAAEASIDRLREIFARDNVAVVKDGEKVIAIVTKIDLIDYLHRTTA
- a CDS encoding aminoglycoside phosphotransferase family protein, producing MELEAALRDQVGQAIGRPVPHAAITKLKGEASSRSYYRVGAPPESWVVMVMPPDATKKSDEATKGEPPKELPFINVHRYLEGLGVRVPRILRYDEPAGFMVLEDLSDITFESALEGGRHNQALYTRAVELLARLRVQAEKKRDPECLAFTRAFDEDLYDWELHHFREWGLEAWSGKQPTAAERAELDATFKDIAKQLAAAPKGFTHRDYQSRNIMVKEGELVVIDFQDALQGPRQYDLVALLRDSYVELDRGFVDTMLDVYIATFEQESGEKIDAKEFKAFFDLLTIQRKLKDAGRFEFINRVKGNPGFLVSIPASLRYVKDAFALRPELSKLQALVAKYVPELAA
- a CDS encoding nucleotidyltransferase family protein, with product MKAMVLCAGLGTRLRPLTERWPKPAMPFLGQPLFRYHLAVLKAAGVTAVGINTHHLPDTMAAVARRECERAGLSLHVVHEPVIQGTGGGIRGLRDFLAGEDFVVFNGDILFPVDLRPVVAAHRESGAVATMVLLPMPAGETYAAVEADAGGQVRRIAGYGPGGDGLKPWHFTGVHVMSPSVFDFMTAEGPEDINREVYVRVMQAGLPVRGHAVDAYWSDLGMPSRYLATVRDVLEGRVPLAALGADSPLAGLEADGAGAWVHPGARVAGTVRGPAYVGPGAVVDAGATVGPGVSVGPGAWVGQGARLERCAVFEETQVAPGETLTEVLAWGPHRVPASLAGR
- a CDS encoding Stp1/IreP family PP2C-type Ser/Thr phosphatase is translated as MRIEVAGSTHVGMKRNHNEDNYLVLTEENLVVVADGMGGHSSGEIASRIAVDELGEFFRMTSKDQDATWPFKMDKQRNYDENRLSTGIKLANARIFERATVDTKYKGMGTTIVSVHFADSAAYVGHVGDSRVYFFRGGMLQQVTEDHSLLNDYLKAKKLSPEEIENFPHKNVIVRALGMKEQVQVDVTRVDPLENDVFLLCSDGLSGMISDAQMQDILSRTPELEKACGQLIDLANAAGGNDNVTCVLARYHAA
- a CDS encoding DUF192 domain-containing protein; the encoded protein is MHWRVTNETRQRLLADRAERAESFVQRFQGLMGRASLPMGAGMHIEPCDSIHTFFMRIPIDVAFLDAEGRIVKQLSALPPWRATAIYRRARSVLELPSGVLQASGTQEGDRLVFAPAEPTGA
- a CDS encoding tRNA (cytidine(34)-2'-O)-methyltransferase, translating into MLEPLASPLHLVLVSPQIPPNTGNVARLCAVTGCRLILVEPLGFSIDDRNLKRAGLDYWDKVFLKLYPTYDAYVAEYPAARRWLFSARAETSLYAARFQAGDHLVFGSEVTGLLPEVMAGGTGTAVSIPMLPERRSLNLSTSVGIGAYEALRQVQLGAAGGQAPPSN